In the Commensalibacter nepenthis genome, GAGAAGAGATATGGCGATTACATCATCAAGAGAAAGTCACGGTAACGGATCTGGCTAAGCGTTTTATGGTCAGCAGACCTACGATTTATGTTGTATTAAGGCGTGCTCGGTTGCAATTATTTGTGCCGATGTCCAGCACAAATGAGCGTTATAAAGTGATCAAATATGGCATTAAACGCCTTGCTAAGATTGAAAAAACACTTGAGGACAAGCTCAGACGGCAAGCCAAAAAATATAACAAATCTTATCCTGGGGAGATGGTGCATGTCGATACAAAACGGCTTCCTTTGTTGAAAAATGAGACTAAACAGCAAACTCGGGAGTATCTTTTTGTAGGTATTGATGATTTTTCTCGAGAACTCTATGCAGGGATTTACAACGATAAATCTCAGTTTAGTGCAGCTCAGTTCCTACAAGACGATGTGCTGGTTCAATGCCCTTATATGATCGAATGTGTTTACTCTGACAATGGCAGAGAATACCAAGGAACGCTTGAACATCTGTTTGTTAAATCTTGTTATACCAATCGGATTAACCAGAAATTTACCAAGCCGGCTTGCCCTCAAACCAATGGCAAAGCAGAGCGCGTCATTCGCACACTCATGGAAATGTGGCATGAGCGTGAATTGTTCGTCAATGCTCAAGATCGAAAGTTAAAGTTGAAACGTTTTATTAATTATTATAACACTGTTAAACCCCATAAAGGCATTCAAGGAAAAACACCCTATGAGGTCTTAGATGGTTATTTTAAACAAAATCTGTAAACAACGCGACCAATTCTTACATTTAACAGGTTAAACTCAATAAAATCAATTTGCGACACGACCAAAAAATAGCTTTATTAACTCAGAGAATTTGTGTAATTTTTTCTAATAATAAAACTCTAGCATTTGGCAATGGTTTATTCTTTAGATTGAAAACACGTTTTTCTAAAAAATACCCCGTCATCATCAGTCCATCTTGCCAATCTTGATGACTACCTTTGTCACTTTCATCAATAAATAACTTA is a window encoding:
- a CDS encoding integrase core domain-containing protein — translated: MHRKTKLTLYHREEIWRLHHQEKVTVTDLAKRFMVSRPTIYVVLRRARLQLFVPMSSTNERYKVIKYGIKRLAKIEKTLEDKLRRQAKKYNKSYPGEMVHVDTKRLPLLKNETKQQTREYLFVGIDDFSRELYAGIYNDKSQFSAAQFLQDDVLVQCPYMIECVYSDNGREYQGTLEHLFVKSCYTNRINQKFTKPACPQTNGKAERVIRTLMEMWHERELFVNAQDRKLKLKRFINYYNTVKPHKGIQGKTPYEVLDGYFKQNL